A genomic segment from Amphiura filiformis chromosome 10, Afil_fr2py, whole genome shotgun sequence encodes:
- the LOC140162603 gene encoding uncharacterized protein isoform X3, whose protein sequence is MMKITLFALIISAGILTSCNVNAKYRKQGNHWFEDCKVPNDKEDEKLYINDGLKEYEELFKDHDAAAMAEKYTQDCVYMHQDIGIIEGREAVREAYQEMFDSGKYSLKILKDDYLELLVLKTGDMQVKADVRYFDKDNNSMGVSRLLVTLKPVEDGYQTYQKTEFTA, encoded by the exons ATGATGAAGATCACACTATTTGCCCTAATAATTTCGGCTGGAATCTTGACATCTTGCAATGTCAATGCAAAGTACAGGAAACAAG GTAATCACTGGTTTGAAGACTGCAAGGTGCCTAATGACAAGGAAGATGAAAAACTGTATATTAATGATGGGTTAAAGGAATACGAAGAGCTCTTTAAGGATCACGATGCTGCAGCGATGGCAGAAAAATACACACAAGATTGTGTGTATATGCATCAAGATATTGGGATCATAGAAGGTAGAGAGG CTGTTCGAGAAGCATATCAAGAAATGTTTGATTCCGGGAAGTATAGCTTGAAGATACTAAAGGATGATTATTTGGAACTGCTGGTCCTGAAAACTGGTGACATGCAAGTCAAAGCTGACGTACGTTATTTTGACAAAGACAACAACAGCATGGGTGTGTCTAG ACTTCTCGTTACTTTGAAGCCCGTGGAAGATGGATATCAAACATATCAGAAGACTGAATTCACTGCATGA